The proteins below are encoded in one region of Podarcis raffonei isolate rPodRaf1 chromosome 6, rPodRaf1.pri, whole genome shotgun sequence:
- the LOC128415945 gene encoding glutathione S-transferase Mu 1-like isoform X2 codes for MAMILGYWDIRGLAHSIRLLLAYTDTPFEDKFYSCGEAPDYDKSQWFNEKEKLGLDFPNLPYLIDGKTKLTQSNAILRYIARKHKLCGETEDEIVRVDMLENQVMDFRMSLVMVVYNPDFEKLKPGYLEQLPGKLKLFSKFLGDRKWFAGDKITFVDFLMYDVLDQNRMFEPKCLDQFKNLQDFVSRFEALEKIAAYMKSSRFMKTPINNKMAKWCNKKE; via the exons cTTGCCCACAGCATCCGCTTGCTACTAGcgtacacagacacccccttTGAAGATAAGTTTTACAGCTGTGGAGAAG CCCCCGACTATGACAAGAGCCAATGGTTCAATGAGAAGGAGAAGCTGGGCCTGGACTTCCCTAAT CTTCCTTACCTAATTGATGGCAAGACCAAGCTTACGCAGAGTAATGCCATTCTCCGGTACATTGCGCGCAAACATAAGCTCT GTGGAgaaacagaggacgagattgtcAGAGTGGATATGCTGGAGAATCAGGTGATGGATTTCCGCATGAGCCTCGTGATGGTCGTGTACAACCCTGATTTT GAGAAACTAAAACCTGGGTACTTGGAGCAACTGCCAGGaaagctgaaactgttctcaaagTTCCTAGGGGACAGAAAGTGGTTTGCTGGAGACAAG ATCACCTTTGTTGACTTCCTCATGTATGATGTCCTCGACCAAAACCGCATGTTTGAACCCAAGTGCCTTGATCAGTTCAAGAACCTTCAGGATTTTGTCTCCCGTTTTGAG GCCCTAGAGAAGATTGCTGCCTACATGAAATCCAGCCGCTTTATGAAGACTCCCATTAATAACAAGATGGCTAAATGGTGTAACAAGAAAGAGTAG
- the LOC128415945 gene encoding glutathione S-transferase Mu 1-like isoform X1, with protein sequence MTMILGYWDIRGLAHSIRLLLAYTDTPFEDKFYSCGEAPDYDKSQWFNEKEKLGLDFPNLPYLIDGKTKLTQSNAILRYIARKHKLCGETEDEIVRVDMLENQVMDFRMSLVMVVYNPDFEKLKPGYLEQLPGKLKLFSKFLGDRKWFAGDKITFVDFLMYDVLDQNRMFEPKCLDQFKNLQDFVSRFEALEKIAAYMKSSRFMKTPINNKMAKWCNKKE encoded by the exons ATGACGATGATTTTAGGCTACTGGGACATCCGAGGG cTTGCCCACAGCATCCGCTTGCTACTAGcgtacacagacacccccttTGAAGATAAGTTTTACAGCTGTGGAGAAG CCCCCGACTATGACAAGAGCCAATGGTTCAATGAGAAGGAGAAGCTGGGCCTGGACTTCCCTAAT CTTCCTTACCTAATTGATGGCAAGACCAAGCTTACGCAGAGTAATGCCATTCTCCGGTACATTGCGCGCAAACATAAGCTCT GTGGAgaaacagaggacgagattgtcAGAGTGGATATGCTGGAGAATCAGGTGATGGATTTCCGCATGAGCCTCGTGATGGTCGTGTACAACCCTGATTTT GAGAAACTAAAACCTGGGTACTTGGAGCAACTGCCAGGaaagctgaaactgttctcaaagTTCCTAGGGGACAGAAAGTGGTTTGCTGGAGACAAG ATCACCTTTGTTGACTTCCTCATGTATGATGTCCTCGACCAAAACCGCATGTTTGAACCCAAGTGCCTTGATCAGTTCAAGAACCTTCAGGATTTTGTCTCCCGTTTTGAG GCCCTAGAGAAGATTGCTGCCTACATGAAATCCAGCCGCTTTATGAAGACTCCCATTAATAACAAGATGGCTAAATGGTGTAACAAGAAAGAGTAG